The following coding sequences lie in one Acropora palmata chromosome 3, jaAcrPala1.3, whole genome shotgun sequence genomic window:
- the LOC141876930 gene encoding T-cell activation inhibitor, mitochondrial-like — protein MLSGVSRLSLKQSSCLCVLSRHLSCAQTKAALKPFYFAVHPDLFGQFPIQRSVNEDSLKRLNSYLEDIQMKKPVHPTHLMFYLKNDTATSLEEGTDLFKTVRVSLFSRDVQFTISHILKTCGMLEDLVTLHQNGGQEPKVSMAVPYGAPLHWLHVYQQFRDRQGPVDLAQLQRNSRSTLKDFLDKNLAIAKEKQESSKTILEESKLLSERICKELSLKELKVASRWSYSSCHGSLKNFLKLCHSKQSELESLHGHTVVFTDWTGIDPHGHVMLNTQDVPEFWLSLFNSLEDYDVLVNQVPMWETRLSTLLGDMQIVFDEESPLVSVVEYLNYLYRVVSSLKRALLTPDASVYIKPGEFENFTARILSPADSLSLSLSGEFRIPPSVPTEIIVDFLVKHKQKSLDLFEENKRNLLTEEETMEACKHHLKLASLSKDCSVSPLQMSDCCERLSKLENAGLENVSVIVSKYYHVNEDGLLSIPWNWK, from the exons cttGAAGCAGTCCTCCTGCCTATGTGTTTTATCCAGGCATTTGTCTTGTGCCCAGACAAAGGCAGCTCTTAAaccattttattttgcagttcaTCCTGATTTGTTTGGCCAGTTTCCCATACAGCGA tcagtCAATGAAGATTCTCTGAAGAGGTTAAACTCTTATCTGGAAGACATTCAGATGAAAAAACCTGTACATCCAACACACTTGatgttttatttaaaaaatgacaCTGCAACTTCTCTAGAAGAAG GAACTGATCTTTTCAAGACAGTCAGAGTGTCTCTTTTCTCTCGGGATGTCCAGTTTACAATCAGTCATATCCTGAAGACTTGTGGAATGTTAGAAGATCTGGTAACACTTCATCAGAATGGTGGCCAAGAACCAAAAGTTTCTATGGCAGTCCCATATGGGGCACCACTTCACTGGTTACATGTTTATCAACAGTTTAGAGACAGACAAGGCCCAGTGGATCTTGCTCAACTGCAAAGAAATTCAAGAAGCACATTAAAGGATTTCCTTGACAAGAACCTTgcaattgcaaaagaaaagcaagagAGTAGTAAAACCATCCTGGAAGAAAGTAAACTCTTGTCTGAAAGGATTTGTAAAGAACTAAGTTTAAAAGAGTTAAAGGTGGCAAGCAGATGGAGTTATTCATCTTGTCATGGAtctttgaagaattttttgaAGCTCTGTCATTCCAAACAGTCTGAACTTGAGAGTCTCCATGGCCACACTGTGGTGTTTACAGACTGGACTGGAATTGATCCTCATGGTCATGTTATGCTCAACACACAGGATGTCCCAGAGTTTTGGCTTTCA CTATTTAACTCCCTAGAGGATTATGATGTATTGGTCAATCAAGTGCCAATGTGGGAGACAAGATTATCTACTCTGCTTGGTGATATGCAGATTGTCTTTGATGAAGAGTCGCCTTTGGTCTCCGTTGTTGAGTACCTTAACTACCTGTACAGAGTAGTATCTTCATTAAAAAGAGCGCTATTGACACCTGATGCATCAGTTTATATTAAACCAGGAGAGTTTGAAAACTTTACCGCAAGAATATTGAG tcctgCAGATTCTCTCAGCTTGTCACTCAGTGGAGAATTCAGGATACCACCATCGGTTCCCACTGAAATAATTGTGGACTTTCTTGTcaaacacaagcaaaaatcCTTGGatctttttgaagaaaataaaag AAATCTACTGACTGAGGAGGAGACAATGGAAGCTTGCAAACACCACCTCAAGTTGGCCTCTTTGTCTAAAGATTGTTCAGTTTCCCCACTTCAAATGAGTGACTGCTGTGAGCGACTCAGCAAACTAGAAAATGCTGGTCTGGAGAATGTTAGTGTCATTGTGTCAAAGTACTACCATGTGAATGAAGATGGGCTCTTGAGTATTCCTTGGAACTGGAAGTGA
- the LOC141877329 gene encoding uncharacterized protein LOC141877329: MDPFTQKLLERTQARKNQLNKKREELEACRARRNSPIKDRSRRPLSEDNTESSLAEVHTDDIKRRRIGSDESDKASTGKSFDDIDVNSPSVQARKDRLLKMQMKDQENGVTPKKHWKPAIAQATNSDSSPSVASRSAAFEVNQKEEHEENIKGKVVGDGQTFHTPGKLTETRNIFEKASGHRNTESKTEMSLVPPKPPRSYTNESSPEEIVIGEVEQVTKRKAPSPPKVAEESLKANKAMDKQTSFVKRKAPEPPGQDKNKMDINNTHESCKWDGMQSNNIKQKKVPSHSLLAVEEEDGIVGPIPTKRERKGSIGNQGGINESKTTQPTPTPRKYVPAAPEEKNTVLEGGRDRAAQMPRKIAANTIVSIVAAPVDDSKRAKETQPKQRLRVDPVVIQACVVDERSSDVSSKSICSNESVVEKVELHSDCSSKSYTIKSTGSMKMVGINENEKCLLKETDKRTEGAAASKKKSCTSSNKDRQPPKKNELEFEIPKNSTAAAREICSVDLDETVDLNDVNIHEMTFSFDFNQFDQQLEEQKDTMFVSYEEKCKQLRKEHERKEPKKNKDHTSSSIHSPDITYEREERGTYQSGYNSNSSEQYATKTIPKLKPPVEQRPTKTQDAIKTLLEEAAYQQNIVLQASQALNICVANDITFRGSTEEIEAERVLLLASQHRTACLDEVQKLKMGSSEVSELAEGDAGYTAPSCIASLSLSGLKIILRQDFMDVLRVGIRSDLGVFYFVSIVQHGPHEFYCTRVLSTNDADKGNFLLFPEKFTLNDIKPDFNVTIKVFCMNVKKTVINTVATPTKHKIFQSPKVVKGMFIGARKDQRRGSDTPTPAQVIPSPQTVFRTSSFSLVGVTHVNLPIIKSKRFSLDKVPDNCPLSNELEIEAEFSPLYSSHVKGFLTVLEDIGGYGAWQRRWCVLEGAVISYWRYPGDESTKPPLGCIDLSQCMSDEVTRVARDLCARPNTMELKLKRSCGTEVRYLLAADTKSDRATWIDSLNEALRDGRAWTINEKSPLYPDLSRVHNQDVYMCSKKNQH, from the exons ATGGATCCTTTTACCCAG AAATTGTTAGAGAGAACACAAGCAAGGAAAAATCAGCTCAACAAAAAGCGGGAAGAGTTGGAAGCATGCCGAGCCAGGAGGAATTCACCAATAAAAGATCGTTCACGGCGACCCCTATCAGAAGACAACACAGAAAGTAGCTTGGCAGAGGTACATACAGATGACATAAAGAGGCGTCGTATTGGTAGTGATGAAAGTGACAAAGCTTCCACTGGAAAAAGCTTTGATGATATTGATGTCAACAGCCCATCTGTTCAG GCTCGTAAAGATAGACTcctaaaaatgcaaatgaaagatCAAGAAAATGGCGTTACTCCAAAGAAACACTGGAAACCAGCAATAGCGCAAGCAACAAACAGTGACAGCAGCCCTAGTGTGGCATCAAGATCTGCAGCATTTGAAGTCAACCAAAAAGAGGAACATGAG GAGAATATCAAGGGTAAAGTTGTTGGTGATGGACAGACATTTCACACTCCAGGAAAACTAACTGAGACACGCAACATTTTTGAGAAGGCATCGGGACACAGAAATACTGAAAGCAAAACCGAGATGTCTTTAGTCCCCCCTAAGCCCCCAAGGTCATACACAAACGAGTCAAGCCCTGAAGAGATTGTAATTGGTGAAGTTGAGCAAGTTACAAAGAGAAAGGCTCCTTCCCCTCCAAAAGTAGCAGAAGAAAGTCTTAAAGCAAACAAAGCGATGGACAAACAaacttcttttgttaaaagaaaagcaCCAGAGCCTCCTGGTCAAGATAAAAACAAGATGGACATAAATAATACCCATGAGTCCTGCAAGTGGGATGGAATGCAGAGCAATAACATCAAACAGAAAAAGGTGCCTTCCCACAGTTTGTTAGCTGTTGAGGAAGAGGATGGAATCGTTGGTCCAATTCCAActaaaagagaaaggaaaggaagtaTTGGGAATCAAGGTGGCATCAATGAAAGCAAAACTACCCAACCCACTCCCACACCCCGTAAATATGTACCAGCTGCGCCTGAAGAGAAGAATACTGTGCTTGAAGGAGGAAGAGATAGAGCTGCACAAATGCCAAGGAAAATAGCAGCTAACACCATAGTTTCGATTGTTGCAGCTCCAGTTGATGACAGTAAGAGAGCAAAGGAAACCCAGCCCAAACAGAGGCTGCGAGTAGATCCAGTTGTTATTCAGGCCTGTGTTGTTGATGAAAGATCGTCAGATGTTTCCTCGAAAAGCATTTGTAGTAACGAATCAGTTGTCGAAAAAGTTGAGTTGCATAGTGATTGTAGCTCAAAAAGTTACACAATTAAGTCTACAGGTAGCATGAAAATGGTTGGCatcaatgaaaatgaaaaatgccttttgAAGGAAACCGATAAAAGAACTGAAGGAGCTGCTGCCTCTAAGAAAAAGTCATGTACCTCATCAAATAAGGATAGACAGCcaccaaagaaaaatgaacttGAATTTGAGATTCCCAAGAATTCTACAGCAGCTGCAAGGGAGATTTGTTCAGTTGATCTTGATGAAACTGTCGATCTGAATGATGTTAACATACACGAAATGACTTTTAGCTTTGACTTCAACCAGTTTGACCAGCAGTTGGAGGAACAAAAGGATACAATGTTTGTCAGTTATGAAGAAAAGTGCAAACAG TTGCGAAAGGAACATGAAAGAAAGGAACCTAAGAAGAACAAGGATCATACCTCGTCCAGCATTCATTCACCAGATATCACTTATGAAAGAGAGGAAAGAGGAACCTATCAGTCTGGCTACAACAGCAACTCCAGCGAGCAGTATGCCACCAAAACCATACCAAAACTGAAGCCACCAGTAGAGCAGAGACCAACCAAAACACAGGATGCCATTAAA ACATTACTTGAGGAAGCTGCCTACCAGCAGAACATTGTCCTCCAGGCAAGTCAAGCCTTGAATATCTGTGTTGCTAATGACATCACCTTTAGAGGCTCCACTGAGGAAATTGAAGCAGAAAGGGTCCTTTTACTTGCAA GTCAACACCGAACAGCATGTCTAGATGAAGTCCAGAAGTTGAAAATGGGATCGTCCGAAGTTTCAGAACTCGCTGAAGGGGATGCTGGCTATACGGCCCCGTCATGCATAGCTTCACTTTCATTGTCAG gtcTAAAGATTATCCTTCGGCAAGACTTCATGGATGTTTTAAGAGTGGGTATAAGAAGTG ATCTTGGAGTCTTTTACTTTGTCTCTATTGTCCAACATGGGCCACATGAGTTCTACTGTACCAGAGTTCTTTCAACTAATGATGCAGATAAAggaaactttcttttgttccCTGAAAAATTCACATT aaatgatATCAAGCCAGATTTCAATGTCACCATTAAAGTTTTCTGCATG AATGTTAAAAAGACTGTCATCAACACAGTAGCCACACCCACCAAACACAAGATCTTCCAGTCACCAAAAGTTGTGAAAGGAATGTTTATTGGTGCAAGGAAAGATCAG CGGCGAGGGTCAGACACTCCTACCCCAG CTCAAGTCATACCATCACCTCAGACCGTATTCAGAACCAGCAGCTTCTCTCTAGTTGGTGTCACTCATGTCAACCTACcgattatcaagtcaaaaagaTTTTCTCTTGATAAG GTTCCTGACAATTGTCCATTGAGTAATGAGCTTGAAATTGAAGCAGAGTTTTCTCCTCTGTACAGCAGCCATGTCAAGGGATTTCTG ACTGTCCTAGAGGATATTGGTGGTTACGGAGCTTGGCAGAGAAGATGGTGCGTATTAGAGGGTGCCGTCATTTCTTACTGGAGATATCCTGGTGACGAATCTACCAAG CCTCCTCTGGGATGTATTGATTTGTCACAATGTATGAGTGACGAAGTGACAAGGGTTGCTCGAGACCTGTGTGCACGACCAAACACTATGGAACTGAAATTGAAGAGATCCTGTGGAACAGAAGTCAG GTATCTTCTTGCAGCAGACACAAAGTCTGACCGCGCAACTTGGATTGACAGTCTGAATGAGGCTCTCAGGGATGGACGAGCTTGGACAATTAATGAAAAGAGCCCTTTATACCCTGACTTAAGCCGGGTGCACAATCAAGATGTGTATATGTGTTCAAAGAAGAATCAACACTGA